Proteins found in one Paraburkholderia caballeronis genomic segment:
- a CDS encoding nucleotide pyrophosphohydrolase, whose product MTHDDLLKQLLAFRDARDWQQFHTLRNLIVSTTIEAGELLETVQWKTDADIDAMLRDPAQRRNVEHECADVLLYLMLVAHTAGFDLLDAAAEKLKLNGERYPVDKAKGVSTKYSRL is encoded by the coding sequence ATGACCCACGACGACCTGCTCAAGCAACTACTGGCTTTTCGCGACGCCCGCGACTGGCAGCAATTCCACACACTGCGCAATCTGATCGTATCGACGACGATCGAAGCCGGCGAACTGCTGGAGACGGTGCAGTGGAAGACGGATGCGGACATCGACGCGATGCTGCGCGATCCCGCGCAGCGCAGGAACGTCGAACACGAGTGCGCCGACGTGCTGCTGTATCTGATGCTCGTCGCGCACACGGCCGGCTTCGATCTGCTCGATGCGGCCGCCGAAAAACTCAAGCTGAACGGCGAACGCTATCCGGTCGACAAGGCGAAAGGCGTGTCGACCAAGTATTCGCGGCTTTGA
- a CDS encoding DUF2946 family protein: MDEIVKQALARWPNVPHCTGWLRLDARGNWRMRDEAAQAQRAPGTPIRHAALLGFINRNYECDDDGQWFFQNGPQRVYVELEYTPWVVRLSRDDGGLPVFTDQTGQPFVPAAAFVDDAGSVLFADGSTPERIAVLHDHDLGLFSEHAELADDGSGGTFHWREDVALSLQPVLRDEVAKRFGFVASPADAAQHG; the protein is encoded by the coding sequence ATGGATGAGATCGTCAAACAGGCGCTCGCGCGCTGGCCGAACGTGCCGCACTGCACCGGCTGGCTGCGGCTCGACGCGCGCGGCAACTGGCGCATGCGCGACGAGGCCGCGCAGGCGCAGCGCGCGCCCGGCACGCCGATCCGCCATGCGGCGCTGCTCGGCTTCATCAACCGCAACTACGAATGCGACGACGACGGCCAGTGGTTCTTCCAGAACGGGCCGCAGCGCGTGTACGTCGAACTCGAATACACGCCGTGGGTCGTGCGGCTGTCGCGCGACGACGGCGGTCTGCCCGTGTTCACCGACCAGACCGGCCAGCCGTTCGTGCCGGCCGCCGCGTTCGTCGACGACGCGGGCAGCGTGCTGTTCGCGGACGGTTCGACGCCGGAGCGCATCGCAGTGCTGCACGATCACGATCTCGGACTGTTCTCGGAACATGCGGAACTCGCGGACGATGGCAGCGGCGGCACGTTCCACTGGCGCGAGGACGTCGCGCTGAGCTTGCAGCCGGTGCTGCGCGATGAAGTGGCGAAGCGGTTCGGGTTCGTTGCAAGCCCCGCCGACGCGGCGCAACACGGCTAA
- a CDS encoding PglL family O-oligosaccharyltransferase: MPSSFARYLTFILLAAAFTLPYAVPNHTYPIPTFYAEFTALTTHLLVGAAVLLLVRSARPVVPFASPRVALVPLGFGLLLIAQTIVLPVAMPAMNWLGAGYLLAALMATHAGYGIARTQQVPAAMRWIAFALLFGGVFSVGCQIVQLFHWEKIVTPFVVAYNFTVERRPFGNMAQANHLATYIAFAVAAALYLVQTRRLNVLLWLVLSAVFSGGLALTVSRGPWLQIAVIVVAGFWMALVGAGHDGSRRRDARAWLLPIVLLAIFVAVNAFVRWANIRYDLQLDQSAADRFKDAGQIAPRIALWRYGLTMFKTHPLLGVGWGDFPIHQFELVKALGGVEIANNAHDIFIDLLAKTGLIGIAIAVLGLVAWFVRALRVPHAPERVFGFALIGALVMHALVEYPQQYLFFLLPAMFLFGLLEGRPLRFVPPRVSAAVYAVLVLGGLASLYPVLRDYNRSEVLYYGSHPAEQYGNAPSFLFQPWGDYGMATLLPMTADNLPMKLAAHERAIALLPGETVLRRYAVLQALSGDTAGAFDTMDRLKIFSTELHDWPTQLSAVYGLVDEHKSLAAFKAELVKRYGTAPAQSDDEEEDDDDSD, encoded by the coding sequence ATGCCTTCATCCTTTGCGCGCTACCTTACATTCATCCTGCTGGCCGCCGCGTTTACGCTGCCGTACGCAGTTCCGAACCACACGTACCCGATTCCGACGTTCTATGCCGAGTTCACCGCGCTGACGACGCATCTGCTCGTCGGCGCGGCCGTGCTGCTGCTCGTGCGGTCCGCGCGTCCGGTCGTGCCGTTCGCGTCGCCGCGGGTCGCGCTGGTGCCGCTCGGGTTCGGGCTGCTGCTGATCGCGCAGACGATCGTGCTGCCGGTCGCGATGCCCGCGATGAACTGGCTCGGCGCCGGTTATCTGCTCGCGGCGCTGATGGCGACGCATGCCGGTTATGGGATCGCGCGCACGCAGCAGGTGCCGGCGGCGATGCGCTGGATCGCGTTTGCATTGCTGTTCGGCGGCGTGTTCTCGGTGGGCTGCCAGATCGTCCAGCTGTTTCACTGGGAGAAGATCGTCACGCCGTTCGTCGTCGCGTACAACTTCACGGTCGAGCGGCGGCCGTTCGGCAACATGGCGCAGGCGAACCACCTCGCGACCTACATCGCGTTCGCGGTCGCCGCCGCGCTGTACCTCGTGCAGACGCGGCGGCTCAACGTGCTGCTGTGGCTGGTGCTGTCGGCGGTGTTCTCGGGCGGGCTCGCGCTGACGGTGTCGCGCGGACCGTGGTTGCAGATCGCGGTGATCGTCGTCGCCGGTTTCTGGATGGCGCTCGTCGGTGCGGGACATGACGGCAGCCGTCGACGCGACGCGCGCGCGTGGCTGCTGCCGATCGTGCTGCTCGCGATCTTTGTCGCGGTGAACGCGTTCGTGCGCTGGGCCAACATCCGCTACGACCTGCAACTGGACCAGTCGGCCGCCGACCGCTTCAAGGACGCCGGCCAGATCGCGCCGCGCATCGCGCTGTGGCGCTATGGCCTGACGATGTTCAAGACGCACCCGCTGCTGGGCGTCGGCTGGGGCGATTTTCCGATCCATCAGTTCGAACTGGTGAAGGCGCTCGGCGGCGTCGAGATCGCGAACAACGCGCACGACATCTTCATCGACCTGCTCGCGAAGACCGGGCTGATCGGCATCGCGATCGCGGTGCTCGGCCTCGTCGCGTGGTTCGTGCGCGCGCTGCGCGTGCCGCACGCGCCGGAACGCGTGTTCGGCTTCGCGCTGATCGGCGCGCTCGTGATGCACGCGCTGGTCGAATATCCGCAGCAGTATCTGTTTTTCCTGCTGCCGGCGATGTTCCTGTTCGGCCTGCTCGAAGGCCGGCCGCTGCGGTTCGTGCCGCCGCGCGTGTCGGCGGCCGTGTATGCGGTACTCGTGCTCGGCGGGCTTGCGTCGCTATATCCGGTGCTGCGCGACTACAACCGCTCCGAGGTGCTGTATTACGGTTCGCATCCGGCCGAGCAATACGGCAATGCGCCGTCGTTCCTGTTCCAGCCGTGGGGCGACTACGGGATGGCCACGCTGCTGCCGATGACGGCCGACAACCTGCCGATGAAGCTCGCCGCGCACGAACGCGCGATCGCGCTGCTGCCCGGCGAGACGGTGTTGCGCCGTTATGCCGTGTTGCAGGCGTTGAGCGGCGATACGGCCGGCGCGTTCGACACGATGGACCGGCTGAAGATTTTCTCGACCGAACTGCACGACTGGCCGACGCAGTTGTCGGCGGTGTACGGGCTCGTCGACGAACACAAGTCGCTGGCCGCGTTCAAGGCGGAACTGGTGAAGCGGTATGGCACGGCGCCGGCGCAGTCGGACGACGAAGAAGAGGACGACGACGATTCCGATTGA
- the waaF gene encoding lipopolysaccharide heptosyltransferase II: MRRALVIAPNWIGDALMAQPLLSRLVKLHPRIAIDAIAPTWVAPVLERMPEIRDVYATDLAHGKLQLLRRWQLAGDLRDVGYDAAYVLPNSLKSALIPWLAHIPLRIGYTGENRYGLLNVRHANPPKDERPPMIRHYAALAYAPGATVPDDLPMPRLDTDPNEASRVSARFNLDTRVPLLVFCPGAEYGPAKRWPPEHFAELAQLVGQSFPYAKIVALGSPKDAPLAQAIAERASNVRNLCGQTALGEACALISRASAVVTNDSGLMHVAAALRRPLVAVYGSTDPRHTPPLSELAKVQWLHLDCSPCFQRECPLGHLNCLRELSAAQVFGDLRGMLLAQR, translated from the coding sequence ATGCGCCGCGCGCTGGTAATCGCACCGAACTGGATCGGTGACGCACTGATGGCGCAGCCGCTCCTGTCGCGGCTCGTGAAATTGCATCCGCGCATCGCGATCGACGCGATCGCGCCGACGTGGGTCGCGCCCGTGCTCGAACGGATGCCCGAAATCCGCGACGTGTACGCGACCGATCTCGCGCACGGCAAGCTGCAACTGCTGCGCCGCTGGCAGCTTGCGGGCGACCTGCGCGACGTCGGTTACGACGCCGCCTATGTGCTGCCGAACTCGCTGAAGTCCGCGTTGATCCCGTGGCTCGCGCACATTCCGCTGCGGATCGGCTACACCGGCGAGAACCGCTACGGCCTTCTGAACGTGCGCCACGCGAATCCGCCGAAGGACGAGCGGCCGCCGATGATCCGCCACTACGCGGCGCTCGCCTACGCGCCGGGCGCGACCGTGCCCGACGACCTGCCGATGCCGCGTCTCGACACGGACCCGAACGAGGCGTCGCGCGTGTCGGCGCGCTTCAACCTCGACACCCGCGTGCCGCTCCTCGTGTTCTGCCCCGGCGCCGAATACGGCCCCGCGAAACGCTGGCCGCCCGAACACTTCGCGGAGCTTGCGCAACTCGTCGGCCAGTCGTTCCCGTACGCGAAGATCGTCGCGCTCGGCTCGCCGAAGGACGCGCCGCTCGCGCAGGCGATCGCGGAACGCGCGTCGAACGTGCGCAACCTGTGCGGACAGACCGCGCTTGGCGAAGCCTGCGCGCTGATCTCGCGCGCGAGCGCGGTGGTCACCAACGATTCGGGGCTGATGCACGTCGCGGCCGCGCTGCGCCGGCCGCTCGTCGCGGTGTACGGCTCGACGGATCCGCGCCACACGCCGCCCTTGTCCGAGCTTGCAAAGGTACAATGGCTGCATCTCGATTGCAGTCCCTGTTTTCAGCGCGAATGCCCGCTCGGCCATCTGAACTGCCTGCGCGAGCTAAGCGCGGCGCAGGTGTTCGGCGATCTGCGCGGCATGCTGCTCGCGCAACGCTAG
- a CDS encoding hydrolase has product MQQNPSGRGASPDAGEPRQTAPHRPASAPSYRAPLWLVGPHAQTIVPALFSRLPDVAYRRERWDTPDGDFIELDWANDAATPAPPPDAPLFVLFHGLEGGSGSHYARALTAAAQARGWHAVIPHFRSCSGPLNLLPRFYHLADANEVDWVLRRLAAQHRGPVVAAGVSLGGNVLLHWLAQRREEASVVAAAAAISAPLDVHAGGAMLSRGFGMVYTRSFLKTLKVKAMRKLEQYPGLFDPQAMLASRTMFEFDDVVTAPLHGFRNAHDYWTRATVRPLLGEIVVPTLVLNARNDPFLPGRVLPARADVGPAIELDQPKHGGHVGFMTGPFPGRYQWLTQRVLGYFAPFVQHG; this is encoded by the coding sequence ATGCAGCAGAATCCGTCCGGTCGCGGCGCGTCGCCGGACGCAGGCGAGCCGAGGCAGACCGCGCCGCACCGTCCCGCATCCGCGCCGTCGTACCGCGCGCCGCTGTGGCTCGTCGGCCCGCACGCGCAGACCATCGTGCCGGCGCTGTTCTCCAGGCTGCCGGACGTCGCCTACCGGCGCGAACGCTGGGACACGCCGGACGGCGACTTCATCGAACTCGACTGGGCGAACGACGCGGCCACGCCCGCGCCGCCGCCGGACGCGCCGCTCTTCGTGCTGTTCCATGGGCTCGAAGGCGGCTCCGGCTCGCACTATGCGCGCGCGTTGACCGCCGCCGCCCAGGCGCGCGGCTGGCATGCGGTGATCCCGCACTTCCGCAGTTGCAGCGGCCCGCTGAACCTGCTGCCGCGCTTCTATCACCTCGCCGACGCGAACGAAGTCGACTGGGTGCTGCGCCGGCTCGCCGCCCAGCATCGCGGGCCGGTCGTCGCGGCGGGCGTGTCGCTCGGCGGCAACGTGCTGCTGCACTGGCTCGCGCAGCGCCGCGAGGAGGCGTCGGTCGTGGCCGCCGCCGCCGCGATCTCCGCGCCGCTCGACGTGCACGCGGGCGGCGCAATGCTGTCGCGCGGCTTCGGCATGGTGTACACGCGCAGCTTCCTGAAGACGCTGAAGGTGAAGGCGATGCGCAAGCTCGAACAGTACCCGGGCCTGTTCGATCCGCAGGCGATGCTCGCGAGCCGCACGATGTTCGAGTTCGACGACGTCGTCACCGCGCCGCTGCACGGCTTTCGCAACGCGCACGACTACTGGACGCGCGCGACCGTGCGGCCGCTGCTCGGCGAGATCGTCGTGCCGACGCTCGTGCTGAACGCGCGCAACGATCCGTTCCTGCCCGGCCGCGTGCTGCCCGCGCGCGCCGACGTCGGTCCGGCCATCGAACTCGACCAGCCGAAGCACGGCGGCCATGTCGGCTTCATGACCGGGCCGTTCCCGGGCCGCTACCAGTGGCTCACGCAACGCGTGCTCGGTTATTTCGCGCCGTTCGTCCAGCATGGATGA
- the moaC gene encoding cyclic pyranopterin monophosphate synthase MoaC: MPELTHFDAAGDAHMVDVGDKSETKRIAVARGSIRMLPATFALIRDGHAKKGDVIGVARIAAIQGAKRTADLIPLCHPLALTRVKVDFALDEAQSAVHCTAQVETFGRTGVEMEALTAVQVGLLTVYDMCKAVDRGMTITDVKVMEKHGGKSGDWVAQG; encoded by the coding sequence ATGCCCGAACTCACCCATTTCGATGCAGCCGGCGACGCGCACATGGTCGACGTCGGCGACAAGTCGGAGACGAAGCGCATCGCAGTCGCACGCGGCTCGATCCGCATGCTGCCCGCGACGTTCGCGCTGATCCGCGACGGCCACGCGAAAAAAGGCGACGTGATCGGCGTCGCGCGGATCGCCGCGATCCAGGGCGCGAAGCGCACCGCCGACCTGATCCCGCTGTGCCATCCGCTCGCGCTGACGCGCGTGAAGGTCGATTTCGCGCTGGACGAAGCGCAGTCGGCCGTGCACTGCACCGCGCAGGTCGAGACGTTCGGGCGCACCGGCGTCGAGATGGAGGCGCTGACCGCGGTGCAGGTCGGCTTGCTGACGGTCTACGACATGTGCAAGGCCGTCGATCGCGGGATGACCATCACCGACGTGAAGGTGATGGAAAAACATGGCGGGAAGTCGGGGGATTGGGTGGCGCAAGGCTGA
- a CDS encoding nuclear transport factor 2 family protein gives MPRFAHIFEAAADTLNAYYQAVAEVNIDTLMGLWIDEEFVSCICPDGSHLHGLSNIRSGLASQLEAAPVSIEPLDIRVYDSLGTVVYAIAEAHRPVDPAAVPTMVFTTYVMVHERGEWRIAHIHASRMPDSAASQFAAKLRHGAGALH, from the coding sequence ATGCCACGTTTTGCCCACATCTTCGAAGCCGCAGCGGACACTCTCAACGCGTATTACCAGGCCGTTGCGGAAGTGAACATCGACACCTTGATGGGCTTGTGGATCGACGAGGAGTTCGTCAGCTGCATCTGCCCGGACGGCTCGCATCTGCATGGGCTGTCGAACATCCGCTCGGGTCTCGCGTCGCAGCTCGAAGCGGCGCCGGTGTCGATCGAGCCGCTCGACATCCGCGTGTACGACAGTCTCGGCACCGTCGTTTATGCGATCGCGGAAGCACACCGGCCGGTCGATCCGGCCGCGGTGCCGACGATGGTGTTCACGACCTACGTGATGGTGCACGAGCGCGGCGAATGGCGAATCGCGCACATCCACGCGAGCCGGATGCCCGATTCGGCCGCGAGCCAGTTCGCGGCGAAACTGCGCCATGGCGCGGGCGCGCTGCACTGA
- a CDS encoding branched-chain amino acid transaminase, producing MSMADRDGKIWMDGKLIDWRNATIHVLTHTLHYGMGVFEGVRAYQTVDGSTVIFRLQEHTKRLLNSAKIFQMDVPFDHATLAAAQCEVVRENKLESCYIRPIIWVGSEKLGVSAKGNTIHVAVAAWPWGAYLGEDGIKKGIRVKTSSFTRHHVNVSMVRAKASGWYVNSILANQEAIADGYDEALLLDVDGYVSEGSGENFFLVNNGKLYTPDLSSCLDGITRDTVITLARDAGIQVIEKRITRDEVYTADEAFFTGTAAEVTPIRELDNRTIGSGSRGPITEQLQSAFFDVVSGKSDKYAHWLTKV from the coding sequence ATGTCAATGGCCGATCGCGACGGCAAGATCTGGATGGACGGCAAGCTGATCGACTGGCGCAACGCCACGATCCACGTGCTGACCCACACGCTGCACTACGGGATGGGCGTATTCGAAGGCGTGCGCGCCTATCAGACCGTCGACGGCAGCACCGTGATCTTCCGCCTGCAGGAGCACACGAAGCGCCTGCTGAATTCCGCGAAGATCTTCCAGATGGACGTGCCGTTCGACCACGCGACGCTCGCCGCCGCGCAGTGCGAAGTCGTCCGCGAAAACAAGCTTGAATCGTGCTACATCCGCCCGATCATCTGGGTCGGCTCGGAAAAACTCGGCGTGTCCGCGAAGGGCAACACGATCCACGTCGCGGTCGCCGCATGGCCGTGGGGCGCGTACCTCGGCGAGGACGGCATCAAGAAGGGCATCCGCGTGAAGACGTCGTCGTTCACGCGCCATCACGTGAACGTGTCGATGGTGCGCGCGAAGGCGTCCGGCTGGTACGTGAACTCGATTCTCGCCAACCAGGAAGCGATCGCCGACGGCTACGACGAAGCGCTGCTGCTCGACGTCGACGGCTACGTGTCCGAAGGCTCGGGCGAGAACTTCTTCCTCGTGAACAACGGCAAGCTGTACACGCCGGACCTGTCGTCGTGCCTCGACGGCATCACGCGCGATACGGTAATCACGCTCGCGCGCGACGCCGGCATCCAGGTGATCGAGAAGCGCATCACGCGCGACGAGGTGTACACCGCCGACGAAGCGTTCTTCACCGGCACCGCCGCCGAAGTCACGCCGATCCGCGAACTCGACAACCGCACGATCGGCAGCGGCTCGCGCGGCCCGATCACGGAACAGTTGCAGTCCGCGTTCTTCGACGTCGTGTCCGGCAAGAGCGACAAGTACGCGCACTGGCTGACGAAGGTCTGA
- a CDS encoding M48 family metalloprotease, with translation MRVKRLLAAWLCASLAVPSGAFAQRPAGAPAASGAAPVLAPGDASLLPGQPALVSGPLDDDTDIPLPGSIAPGVFGTYGGAQSRFSGQPGSRANDSLRALSWVPQLPDLGDGSGGSLTPQAERRIGERVMREIRTDPDYVGDWLVRDYLNSVAAKLSAAASAQFVGGYRPDFDLFAMRDGQINAFSLPGGFIGVNTGLIVATQTESELASVLAHEMGHVLQRHIARMLAQNDRNGYTALAGMLLGVLAGVLARSGDLGSAIAIGGQAYAVDSQLRFSRAAEHEADRVGFQLLNGAGYDPYGMVAFFERLDRASMGDAGVPAYARTHPLTVERIADMEDRARRTSYRQPRQAPEYAFVRARVRVLQDRSRTDHLDQIARLRSEIEDRTAVNVAANWYGIAFAQMLIERYDDAAASLANARQAFVAFESEEGASVRSSPSLDVLAADIARRAGRNDDAVQLATAARRAWPDSHAATDALLQSLLGARKFAQAQALALHETQAEPSQPAWWQYLAQASVGVGDGLAQRRALAEKFALDGAWPSAIRQLKEARDMKTVGYYDLSKIDARLHEFETRYKEEREDEKDRG, from the coding sequence ATGCGTGTGAAACGGCTGCTTGCTGCATGGTTGTGCGCATCGCTCGCGGTGCCGTCCGGCGCGTTCGCGCAGCGGCCGGCCGGTGCGCCGGCCGCATCCGGCGCGGCGCCGGTGCTCGCGCCCGGCGACGCATCGCTGCTGCCGGGCCAGCCGGCGCTCGTCAGCGGCCCGCTCGACGACGACACCGACATCCCGCTGCCCGGTTCGATCGCGCCGGGCGTGTTCGGCACCTACGGCGGCGCGCAGAGCCGCTTCTCGGGCCAGCCGGGCAGCCGCGCGAACGACAGTCTGCGCGCGCTGTCATGGGTGCCGCAACTACCCGATCTCGGCGACGGCTCCGGCGGCTCGCTGACGCCGCAGGCCGAGCGCCGGATCGGCGAGCGCGTGATGCGCGAGATCCGCACCGATCCCGATTACGTCGGCGACTGGCTCGTGCGCGACTACCTGAATTCGGTCGCGGCGAAGCTGTCGGCGGCGGCGAGCGCGCAGTTCGTCGGCGGCTATCGTCCGGACTTCGATCTGTTCGCGATGCGCGACGGGCAGATCAACGCGTTCTCGCTGCCGGGCGGCTTCATCGGCGTGAACACCGGGCTCATCGTCGCGACGCAGACCGAGTCCGAACTGGCGTCGGTGCTCGCGCACGAGATGGGCCACGTATTGCAGCGGCATATCGCGCGGATGCTCGCGCAGAACGACCGCAACGGCTACACCGCGCTCGCGGGAATGCTGCTCGGCGTGCTGGCCGGCGTGCTCGCGCGCAGCGGCGACCTCGGCAGCGCGATCGCGATCGGCGGTCAGGCGTATGCGGTTGACAGCCAGTTGCGCTTCTCGCGCGCGGCCGAGCACGAGGCGGACCGCGTCGGTTTCCAGTTGCTGAACGGCGCGGGTTACGACCCGTACGGGATGGTCGCGTTCTTCGAGCGGCTCGACCGCGCGTCGATGGGCGACGCGGGCGTCCCAGCGTATGCGCGCACGCACCCGCTGACAGTCGAACGGATCGCGGACATGGAGGATCGCGCGCGCCGCACGTCGTACCGGCAGCCGCGCCAGGCGCCCGAGTACGCGTTCGTGCGCGCGCGCGTGCGGGTGTTGCAGGACCGCTCGCGCACCGACCATCTCGACCAGATCGCGCGGCTGCGCTCGGAGATCGAGGACCGCACGGCGGTGAACGTCGCGGCGAACTGGTATGGGATCGCGTTCGCGCAGATGCTGATCGAGCGTTACGACGACGCGGCCGCGTCGCTCGCGAACGCGCGCCAGGCGTTCGTCGCGTTCGAATCCGAAGAGGGCGCGAGCGTGCGCAGTTCGCCCAGTCTCGACGTGCTCGCGGCCGACATCGCGCGCCGCGCGGGCCGCAACGACGACGCGGTGCAACTCGCGACGGCGGCGCGCCGCGCGTGGCCGGATTCGCACGCGGCGACCGACGCGCTGCTGCAATCGCTGCTCGGCGCGCGGAAGTTCGCGCAGGCGCAGGCGCTCGCGCTGCACGAAACGCAGGCGGAGCCGTCGCAGCCCGCGTGGTGGCAGTATCTCGCGCAGGCGAGCGTCGGGGTGGGCGACGGGCTCGCGCAGCGCCGCGCGCTCGCGGAGAAGTTCGCGCTCGACGGCGCGTGGCCGTCCGCGATCCGGCAGTTGAAGGAAGCGCGCGACATGAAGACGGTCGGCTACTACGACCTGTCGAAGATCGATGCGCGGCTGCACGAGTTCGAGACGCGCTACAAGGAAGAGCGCGAGGACGAGAAGGACCGGGGGTGA
- a CDS encoding zinc-finger domain-containing protein, giving the protein MSEIKEMPLVELSAKDLPAYCPNPSMPRWSMHPRVFIDVTHGEARCPYCGTRYKLRDGEVLHGH; this is encoded by the coding sequence ATGAGCGAAATCAAGGAAATGCCGCTGGTCGAACTGTCGGCCAAAGACCTGCCCGCTTACTGCCCGAACCCGTCGATGCCGCGCTGGAGCATGCACCCGCGCGTGTTCATCGACGTCACGCACGGCGAGGCGCGCTGCCCGTATTGCGGCACGCGCTACAAGCTGCGCGACGGCGAAGTGCTGCACGGCCATTGA